The DNA sequence GTTTATCCTTTCCGACATGGCCCAGATCGAAACCCGCCTCGACAGGATCGGGAAACAGATGGGGAAGAAAGACAGCGCCCTGCTTCAGCAGGAAAAAGAGATGCTCGAGAAATGTCTCAACCACCTGAACGAGGAAAAACCACTTTCGACCCTCGACCTTCTCGATAAAGAGGGCAAAACATTCCGGGGGTTCCAGTTCCTTTCCCAGAAGCCCATGTTTGCAATGGTCAATTGTGCGGAAGAGACGCTCGCTGACGCGGATAAAGTCAAAGCCGAGCTCGGAGCGAGGATTCCTGCCCACATACCGCTCATCGTCGCCTGCGCCCGTCTGGAGGCCGAGCTTTCCCTCATGTCCGCAACGGAGCGGGATGAATATATGGAGGCTTACGAAATTAAAGAAGCCTTAAAACCCCGGATCATACGTCTCGCATATGAGACTCTCGGCCTGATCTCATTTTTCACGGTGGGAGAAGACGAGTGCCGCTCGTGGCCCATCAAGCGCGGCATGACCGCTCAGGAAGCCGCAGGGACCATCCATACGGATTTCTACAACAAATTTATTCGTGCCGAAACCGTCGGCTATGACGATTTCATGCGCGAAGGCGGGTTCGCGGGCTGCAAAAAAGCGGGCCTCTGGCGGCTCGAAGGCAAGACATACATCGTGCAGGACGGCGATATTCTCAACATCCGGGCCGGAAATTAACCAACTATTCCAGCGAAAGCCGCGCCCCGCCACAATTTACCCCCCTGTAGCTGTCTTCCCGTTTTTATGTACACAATTGGGTGCTTACGACTCCTGGCCCTCGGACTGAGGCTTCAGAAAATAGAGGATATCGCCCACGGCATAACTTTTCAGGACCCCCTCACGCTCGAGTACGTTCAGACGGTTTCTCAACGTCGCGGACGAGACGCCGGTAATCTTCACCATGTCATCGATACTCATGGATCTTCGTTCGAGGATTTCAAGGACCCTTTCCTCCCACGTCTCCGATTGACGGTCATCCCCGACCGCCTCATGGAAATCGCATATGATCTCGGTTTCCGCTCCGAGGAAGGCACGTACCTTCTCCAGAGCCTCCTTACCCATGGTCCCTTCAAGCTCCTCACATGGAGGCCGTGTCACCGTATTGAGCTGGATCTTTTCCGCGGCCAGGTCCGCAATAATCCCTTTGAACCGCCCAAGCTCTTCCGGTGAGTCGTTTATATCCTTCATGAGCATGATTTCAAGCCATACGGAACCCTTATAACCGGCCCTGAATGCCTTCAAACCTGCTATCACCGTATCGAGATCGATCGAGGGATGGGGCCGGTTAATCTTCCGGAAAATCTCCTCACTCGCCGCATCGAGTGAGGGCAGCACTACGTCGGCAGCCATAAGATCCCGGCGCACGTCTTCCCGATAGAGCAGGGAGCCGTTGGTGATTACCGCCACAGGGGTCTCCACGCGGCCCTTGACCTTACGGATGATTGAGCCCAGGTCTTTGTTCAGTGTAGGCTCGCCAGAGCCGGAGAAGGTGATGTAATCTACCCTGCCCCCGCCTTTCACGACCCTCACCACTTCATCTACAATCTCTTCAGGGTCGAAGAAGCTTTTCCTCTCGATCTCGAGTCTCGTAGTCTTCCCGATCTGGCAGTAGACGCAGTCGAAACTGCAATATTTAAAAGGAATAATGTCCACGCCCAGGGAAAAGCCGAGACGTCTCGAAGGAACGGGTCCGAATGTATATTTGCCCATCCCTTCATAATACGCGATTCCGTCAAAAAAAGTAAATAGAACCTGCCTGAGGTGGTCGTTTATATTGACATTTATCCCGTGATATACTAATAATAAACACACAGGGCGATTAGCTCAGATGGTTAGAGCGCTGGTCTCACATACCAGAGGTCGTTGGTTCGAATCCAATATCGCCCACCATATAACCTTCAGGGGGATTAATGTCGGGACACAGCAAGTGGAGTTCGATTAAACATAAAAAAGGCGCGGCAGACGCAAAGAGGGGTAAGATTTTTACCAAGTTGATCCGCGAAATCACCACCGCCGCAAGAATGGGTGGGGGAGATCCCGAGTCAAACTCGAGACTGAGGGTGGCTATCGTTCAGGCGAAA is a window from the Syntrophorhabdaceae bacterium genome containing:
- a CDS encoding radical SAM protein gives rise to the protein MGKYTFGPVPSRRLGFSLGVDIIPFKYCSFDCVYCQIGKTTRLEIERKSFFDPEEIVDEVVRVVKGGGRVDYITFSGSGEPTLNKDLGSIIRKVKGRVETPVAVITNGSLLYREDVRRDLMAADVVLPSLDAASEEIFRKINRPHPSIDLDTVIAGLKAFRAGYKGSVWLEIMLMKDINDSPEELGRFKGIIADLAAEKIQLNTVTRPPCEELEGTMGKEALEKVRAFLGAETEIICDFHEAVGDDRQSETWEERVLEILERRSMSIDDMVKITGVSSATLRNRLNVLEREGVLKSYAVGDILYFLKPQSEGQES
- a CDS encoding DUF933 domain-containing protein; this translates as MHISIIGTSGSGKTTLFQALSGIRSDGSAHSPSLAAIDVPDDRLDALVPLFKPKKTVYARIELSDTPAIGKDDLRNETIQAKTIQQMRLSDAFLLILPLYQPEFEMDPFADFTLIYSEFILSDMAQIETRLDRIGKQMGKKDSALLQQEKEMLEKCLNHLNEEKPLSTLDLLDKEGKTFRGFQFLSQKPMFAMVNCAEETLADADKVKAELGARIPAHIPLIVACARLEAELSLMSATERDEYMEAYEIKEALKPRIIRLAYETLGLISFFTVGEDECRSWPIKRGMTAQEAAGTIHTDFYNKFIRAETVGYDDFMREGGFAGCKKAGLWRLEGKTYIVQDGDILNIRAGN